The nucleotide window AGATGTTTGTGCCAATCCTTTCTTCCACCATCGTAACGATTGCGGTATTCCTGCCACTGGCATTGGTAAGCGGTATGGTGGGTGAGCTGTTCCTGCCATTTGCACTGACCATGGTATTCGCCTTGCTGGCATCCCTGATCGTTGCCATTACCATCGTGCCAATGCTTGCGCACACCCTGTTCCGTAAAGGGTTGAAGAACAAGCAAAATCACGAAGAAAAACCAGGCAAGATGGCGGAAGGTTACAAACGCCTCCTGAACTGGACCCTGTCACATAAACTCATCACGGTTGGTGGCGCTGTATTGCTGCTGGTCGGCAGTTTGTTCCTGTACCCGTTCATCGGTGCAAGCTTTTTGCCAGAACAACAGGATAAATACGTGACCATTACGTACAGTCCACAAACCGGAGCTTTGCGTGAAGATGTCGAAAAAGAAGCACTCGTTGCCGAGAAGTGGTTGCTGGAACAACCAGGTCTGGAGAAAATGCAATATTCCATCGGCGGCACGAACCCACTGAGCAGTATGGGTGGCGGTGGTGGAAACTCGGCTCTCTTCTATATTGAATATAACGAAGATACGAAAGACTTTACTCAAGTGAAAGAACAACTTGTCGAAGGTCTGAAGAAGGAAGTTACCGTAGGAACCTGGAATGAGCTTGACATGTCCGGCGGTCTGGGTGGCAGTGGTCTGAGCCTCTCCATCTATGGCGATAATGTAGAGCAACTCAAACCTGTATCAGATGAAATTCTGAAACTGGTTGAGGCAGATACGGATAATTTTGAAAAAGCAGATACATCACTCGCTGACACCTACGGGCAGTATACGCTCGTGGCAGATCAGGAGAAACTAAGCTCTCTGGGCCTCACTGCAGGCCAACTGGCTATGACGCTGAGCCCGGCACGGGAACGTCCTGTGCTCACGGAAGTCGATATCGATAACAAAACGTATAAAGTTTATGTAGAGACAGACAACAAAACATTCAGCAGTATTGATGAGATTGAAGATGAAACCGTCACTTCACCGCTTGGCATCGAAGTACCGATCAAAGATGTTGCCAAAGTGGAAGAAGGTACGTCCCCGAACTCCATCATGCAAATTGATGGTAAGGTTGTCGTGCAAGTCACAGCCAACATCTTGGCTTCGGATGTACAAAAAGCTTCGAGTAACTTACAGGCTGAGATCGACAAGCTGGATCTGCCTGATGGCGTTGAAGTGAAGTTCGGTGGTACAACCGAACAGATTAATGATACCTTTACTCAACTGGGTCTTGCCATGCTGGCGGCCATCGCCATTGTATACTTCGTGCTCGTTGTTACATTCGGCGGCGGATTGGCACCATTCGCAATCTTGTTCTCCCTGCCATTTACAGTCATTGGTATTATGGTAGGTCTGTTCATCGCTGGTGGTACGCTTGACGTCTCAGCCATGATGGGTGGACTGATGCTCATCGGGATCGTGGTCACCAACGCCATCGTGTTGATCGACCGTGTTATTCACAAGGAAAAAGAGGGTATGCCTACCCGTGAAGCCTTGCTGGAAGCCGGTGCAACTCGTCTGCGTCCAATTCTGATGACCGCTCTCGCTACCATCGGTGCCCTGTTGCCACTGGTAACGGGTCTTGAAGAGAGTGCCGGTATCATCTCCAAAGGATTGGGAATCACTGTAATCGGTGGTCTGATCAGCTCCACGCTGCTCACGCTGGTTATCGTACCGATTGTGTATGAGTTCCTGATGAAATTTAAAAAGAAAAGAATCGAAGATTAAGAAGTAGAGAGTCGTTCTCATGTAACGGTTCGAGTCCAACTTAAATGTAGACTATACTAATTAACTTCTCGCCCCTTAGCGCATATTGGAATGATTGAATTCCGATGTGATGTTAAGGGGCTTTTTTTTATGAAAATTTACACGATACATAGAATGACATAGAAATGCTTCATTTTAATCAAAATGACAAAAAGAACAGATCCGTTTGTCATTTGAAACAAATGAACGTGAGATTTTAGCCCATCTGCTGTAAATCAACTTATAATATGGATTAATTATGTAAGTTGACGGATTCCAGACTTCAGATAGGTCACATGTGATTGGGGAAGGATGGTGGTTGTGTGGGGGAGACAATGCTTCATATTCAGATCAGAGACATGCTAAAACGTCCCGTATTTCGCAAGGCGGAAGTTCTGGCCAGTGATCGTGCACTGGAGCGGTATGTTCGCTGGGTTCATATCATGGAGGTTCCTGAGGTAGGGGACTTGCTCAATGGCGGGGAATTGGTTCTTACGACAGGCATTGGCTGGCAGGAAGGTGAGCAGCACGGCCTGTCTTTTTTGCGTCAGTTAATTGCACGTGGGGCTGCCGGACTCTGTATGGAACTGGGGGATCACACCAAATCGCAGCTCGGTGCGATGAAAGAAATTGCAGTCGCCGCGGATTTTCCGCTGATCTGGTTCCGCGAACAAGTCCGTTATATTGATATTACGCAAGACCTGCATTTTACCCTGATTCGCAGTCATCAGCGGATGATTGCCGAACTCGATCGTCTCACCACCTCCTTCAACCAACTTCTTCTGAATGGAGATGGCGTACAACCTCTGCTTCGATTATTGTCACGAACAACCGGATATGCCGTGGCGTTATACCCACTTGAAGGGGAAGCAAGTGCCGTTCCCTACTGCCCTCCAGAGGAGCTAGAGACTCGTCGGCAGGATTGGTTTTTACAGCGAGGACAGTCAGCGGAGGAGCATATTACAGCGTTAAAAGTATACACGGAGAGCGCATTGGATTTGATCAGCATGCCTGTTCAGGCGTTGGACTATACCTTTGCCGACCTCGTGCTGATGCATCAAAAGCTGGCGGATCACGATTCAAGCATACCGATCAAACCCTCAGATGAATTCGTCTTTCAGGCACTGGAACGTTGCGCGGCCGCGATTGCCCAAGACTGGATGCGAACCAAGTACATGGAAGAGAAACGTCGGTACAAAGAAGATATGTGGGTCATTGACTGGCTTAACGGACACCACTCCACGAAGGAAATCCATGAATATATATCTGCCGTTAATCCCCTTCTCGCAACGAGCAAAGCCACTATTATTTTATTCGACAGCAATCCCGCATACACAGATAGCCTCAGACTTCAGAAGTTATTGATCCAACGCAACATCGTCGCCCGGTCGGTATTTGCGCGGGAGAACTTCACCCTCTACAGCACAGTTCTAAACCATCAGATCATTCTTATCATTCTCGACCCACTGCCTGGATCTCAGCGCAAAAGTAGTCTATGGCGCTGCATCGAACAATTGCAGCAGCACGAGCAGGAACAGACCCACCGCCTCTTCTCAGGCCTGTTCGGTATCGGTCATAGCTGCGCGGACCTCTCCCGTCTCAAGGATAGCCTGGATTCCGCGAAGGAGACACTGCGAATTCAGAAGGACATCGGCGAGATGCAGCAGCCCTTTTACAGCAACCTTCATTGTTATCGCATCATTGCCAGCATGAAGCAGAGCGGTAATCTGGATGATTTCATCGAAGAATACCTGGGGCCGCTCATTCGTTACGATGTGGAGAAAGGAGGTCAGCTGCTGCGGACCCTCAAGCAATATTTGGTCCTGTGCTGCTCCAAGCAAGAGACGGCCACCGCTCTATATATTGTCAGACAGACGCTGTATCACCGTTTGGATAAAATCGAAGCCCTTTTGGGAGAAGACTATATCCTCCCCGAGAAAAGGGTCGCGATCGAACTTGCCATCTACGCCTATGAGTATGTTCATGGTCCAATCGCGTGAAGAGCTAGGCATTGTCTAAGCTCCCCGCTGCTCCTGAAGCTGACGAATCAGAATATGACTGAACCACTTCCGTCCAGACGCCGTGCCCACGTATTGCTCTTGTTTCTCTTCGGGAAGATCCGGGTGCCCCCATATGACGTGAGCACCCTCCAAATGTTCCCGTACCGCATAGATCCGATAACCTTGTGCAACCATTCGCTCTATGGCGATCCTCTCGGCCTCAAACACATCATGATCCGACATCAGCTTATCCCTCCATTCACTGCTGTCACGGGCTGTTTCATCGGCATGGGTGCACCTGCATCGTATTTAGCACGCTTCACATACTGCCCCGCTCCTGCCAATCCGGCGAATTGCCGATCTCGAATGACATATTCTCCGCGACACAGCACCGTCACCGGACATCCCTGTACCTGCATACCTTCAAATGCGCTGTAATCCACGTTCATATGATGCGTATCTGCCGAAATCACCCTGTTTACAGATGGGTCAAAAATAACGATATCCGCATCTGTCCCTACGGCCAGAGTCCCTTTCTGCGGAAATAATCCAAATAACTTGCTCGCTCTTGTCGAACATAGATCAACCCACTGATTGAGCGTAATCCGCCCCTTGACTACACCTTCGGAATACAGAATGCTGAGACGATCTTCGATGACCGGCCCTCCGTTAGGAATTTTGCTAAAATCATCCTTGCCCAAGTCCTTCTGCCCTTTGAAATTAAATGAGCAATGATCAGAGCCGATCGTCTGCAACTGACCACTTTTCAGTGCGTTCCACAGTACTTCCTGATGCGCTGCTTCCCGCAGCGGTGGTGACCAGACATACTTTGCACCCTCGAAGTTTGGCTGATCCATAATCGACTGATTCAAAGTCAAATACTGAGGGCAGGTCTCCCCCCAGATCCGATAGCCCATTTCACGCATGCGCGCGATCTGCTCCACCGCTTCCGCACAGGTCACGTGCACGACATACAGCTGTGAATCCGCAAGTGCAGCCAGACGGGCCGCCCGGCCTGTCGCTTCTCCCTCCAGCATGGATGGGCGAGTCAGCGCATGATGAATCGGCTCCGTGCGCCCTTCGGCGAGCGCCTGTCGAACCAGCAGGTCAATGACATCCCCGTTCTCGGCATGAACCATGACGAGTGCGCCGTACTCTTTTGCCTTTTGCAACGTCTGAAAGAGAATCCCATCATCGGCCTGAAACTGATTTTTATACGCCATGAACACCTTGAAGGATGACACACCCTCTTCTTCAATGATCTGCGGCAGCTCTTCCAGCACGTGATCATTCATCTCGCCGATCATGAGATGGAAACCGTAGTCGATGGCGGCTTTACCCTCGGCTTTGGCATGCCATTCCTGGAGAGATTCGATTAATGGACGACCTTTTTGTGTCAGACAGAAATCAATGATCGTCGTTGTACCGCCAAAGGCTGCTGCTGTCGTTCCCGTCGCAAAATCATCCGCCGTTACGGTTCCACCGAATGGCATATCCAGATGGGTATGTGGATCGATCCCGCCCGGAATGACATAACAGCCGGAAGCGTCCACAATCTCCGTTCGTTCATCAGGCACCAGTCCGATGCCAATCTGTGTGATTTTACCCTTTTCGATCAAAATATCTGCTTCAAAGGTATCTGACGCTGTGACCAAAACACCGTTACGAATCAATTTGCGGGTACTCATGATATCGCCTCCTTGGTTGATTGATCTCTAACCGATTGCAGCATCGCAATTGCAGACTGACGTTCATTCCAGGTTACAGGTTCCTGCTCTGGCACAAGTTCAACCATCTCAATCGCCCCATCCACCGGGCAAACGATCGAACACAGATTGCAGCCAACACAGTCTTCTTCCACCACTTCCAGATAGGAGCCGGACGGGTCGGTCAACATATCAATACATTGATGCGAGGTGTCCTCACAAGCAATATGGCATTTGTTGCAATTGATGCAGACATCGCGGTTGATGCGGGCGACCACTTTGTAGTTCAGATCGAGATTGCCCCAATCCGAATACCGCGGAACGGTCTGACCTACGAGTTCTGCTACGCTGCTCAGACCCTTTTCATCCAAGTAATCGTTCAGGCCATCAATCATGTCCTCCACAATGCGAAATCCATGATGCATCGCTGCAGTACATACTTGGACCCCTGTGGCGCCCATGAGTAAGAACTCTGCTGTGTCACGCCAATCAGATATGCCGCCTATGCCCGAGATCGGTACACCTACCTCCGGATTACGCGCACACTCCGCAACCATGTTCAGTGCGATGGGCTTTACCGCTGGTCCACAGTATCCACCATGTGCTCCTTTGCCGCCCACATGCGGCACCGTATTCCACGAATCCAGATCCACACCTGCAAGAGAGTTAATCGTATTGATCAGGGAGATCGCATCTGCGCCACCGCGAACAGCTGCCCGGGCAGTCGCCGTAATGTCCGTGATATTCGGCGTGAGCTTCACAATCACCGGTGTGGTCGCCACTTCCTTCACCCACATCGTCTGGAGTTCGACCAGGTCAGGTTGCTGACCAGAGGCAGCTCCCATACCACGTTCGGCCATGCCATGCGGGCAGCCAAAGTTCAGCTCCAGGCCATCGACGCCGACGGCCTCCACCTTTTTCACAATCTCATGCCACTTCTCTCGCGTAGGTTCCACCATCAGTGAAGCGATAACCGCACGATCTGGGAATCGTTTCTTGGTCTCGGCAATCTCCCGCAGATTCACTTCCAGTGGACGATCGGATATCAATTCAATATTGTTAAACCCCGCCACCCGTTGTCCGCCAAAATGGACCGCCGCGAAACGCGAGGATGTATTGATAATTGGCTCACCCAGTGTCTTCCACACCGCACCACCCCAGCCCGCCTCGAACGCACGCTGGACCTGATATCCCGTATTGGTTGGTGGTGCAGAAGCCAGCCAGAATGGATTGGGTGATCGAATACCTGCCAGATTAATGGATAAGTCAGCCATAACGATCCCTCCTTGGTGTTGTTTGAACTTACTAGTTACACTGGAAACTCCGATAACAGAACAACCTTCCGATCGCTGTTATTCCCAGATTTTTTTTAATTCCTTTTCTAAAGGGAAAATCCGGGAATAAAGGCGAGCTTATGCTTCCGATGCAGCTTTCTTTCAGAAAGCTTTTAGCTTCGTTTCTTCAGGTTCTTTCTGTCCTCTCCGTTTCGTGTAAATGTTTAGTTCAATGTATATCGTTGTATTGGATATTTGGTCGTGCTCAGGATTTCTGCGTAGTAATGGTGTTTCTGGATAGTACGCACCTAAATTCTAACGAACCGTACAGCTCTTATTCGGGCCCTATGGGGCAATTTCAAAATCTAACGAATCGTAGAAAGCTTATATTACTGTAGTAGCTCATTTCGGCTTCATTTCAACGGTTTATTATCAAAATAAGACGTGTGAGATTCGTTAGATTTTTCAATCCTCCATTATTGCCACTATAAGATGTGTAGGGTTCTTTAGCGCATCAGACACATGTGGATTCAACGAACTGCTCACGCTGTCTCTTCCACCTGTCCAGGCAATGCCTTCATGACTGCCGCAGCGGCCAGCTTACCCTGCTGTGCAGCCGAGACAACCATCGCCTCACCCTGGCCCTGACCAAAAATAACATCTCCTGCCGCATAGATCTGAGGGTGTGAGGTACGGTACGTATGCGGCTCGATCTCAACGACGCCCCAGTGGTGACGCAGCCCAAACGTTTCGATTAATGGTAATAACCGATGCTGCCCAATCGCCCGGATGACCGTATCACATTCAATCATGAACTCCGATCCCTCCACAGGCATGGGCAACGCACGCCCACCACCAGGCGGGGTAATCAACTCCATTTTCACACATTCCACAGCCTGAACCCGACCGTTCTCGTCTCCAATGATACGCTGCGGCATGGTAAACCAGCGGAACTCCACACCCTCCTGCTTGGCAAACGTATATTCAAACGCATACGCCGTCATCTGGCTTTCCCCGCGCCGATATAACATCTGCACCCGCTCGGCACCAAGACGTACCGAACAGGTTGCTGCATCTACCGCCGTATTGCCCGCGCCAATAACGGCGACCTTCAGACCATTCAGCGCGGGCGGAACACCTTGCTTGGTAGACTCCACCAGTTCAATCGCATCATAGACACCTTCCAGTGTCTCCCCTTCAATGCCCAGCATAGGTACTGAACCCATGCCACAGGCCAGAATGACCGCTTCATGCTGCTCCAGCAACTGCGAAGCAGGAATATCCACACCGATGCGCACCCCATAACGGATCTGCACACCAAGTGCCTCCACCTGCTCCACTTCCCATAGCGCAACCGATTCGGGCAGACGGAAGGATACGATGCCATACGTATTCAGCCCGCCCCCCTTGGGTTTGGCTTCATAGATCGTCACCTCATAACCTGCACGCCCCAGTTCACGTGCTGCCGACAATCCCGCAGGCCCTGCTCCCACAACAGCGACGGTTCTCCCATTGGCAGGCGCTGCCTGGAATAACGGCTCATTCTTCGCCCGCACCCAGTCGGTGGCGTAACGCTGCAAGTCACCAATCCGAATCGGCTTCGACGATTCGTTCAGCACACATGCGCCTTCACACAGTTCCTCTGTGGGACAGACACGTGCGCAGCTGGCTCCAACCGGATTCGCATCCATG belongs to Paenibacillus sp. FSL H8-0079 and includes:
- a CDS encoding efflux RND transporter permease subunit, with protein sequence MKGIINFSLNNKFAIWILTIIISFAGLYSGLTMKQETIPNINVPFLNVTAIDPGAAPEGIVEDVTKPLEVKLRNVDGVKTVTSTSMENAASITLEFDYGTDLTNATATVREALNEVQLPDSVQKPTISKFSINSFPVVSLSLSDKDGGDLEQLTRLVESDIQPALEDIDGVAQVQVSGQYVKEVQLKFDQAKMSELGLTEDTVNGIVQGSSIRVPLGLFELDKSQKAVVVDGNIIDIDDLKNLAIPVVPGGAGASTGNGSNSAPQGSGAPTDEAGQGTAPGSAQGTDQAAGQAAGGNASVGSPSGAANAPGIPTVKLSEIAKIEVIGQAESISRTDGKESIGISVVKSNDANTVDVVNAVKDKAEELQTQFKNADLTVLLDQGKPIQDSVNTMLGKAVFGALFAILIILLFLRNIRSTIISIISIPLSLLMALTALNMMDITLNMMTLGAMTVAIGRVVDDSIVVIENIYRRLTLKGEKLKGRELVREATREMFVPILSSTIVTIAVFLPLALVSGMVGELFLPFALTMVFALLASLIVAITIVPMLAHTLFRKGLKNKQNHEEKPGKMAEGYKRLLNWTLSHKLITVGGAVLLLVGSLFLYPFIGASFLPEQQDKYVTITYSPQTGALREDVEKEALVAEKWLLEQPGLEKMQYSIGGTNPLSSMGGGGGNSALFYIEYNEDTKDFTQVKEQLVEGLKKEVTVGTWNELDMSGGLGGSGLSLSIYGDNVEQLKPVSDEILKLVEADTDNFEKADTSLADTYGQYTLVADQEKLSSLGLTAGQLAMTLSPARERPVLTEVDIDNKTYKVYVETDNKTFSSIDEIEDETVTSPLGIEVPIKDVAKVEEGTSPNSIMQIDGKVVVQVTANILASDVQKASSNLQAEIDKLDLPDGVEVKFGGTTEQINDTFTQLGLAMLAAIAIVYFVLVVTFGGGLAPFAILFSLPFTVIGIMVGLFIAGGTLDVSAMMGGLMLIGIVVTNAIVLIDRVIHKEKEGMPTREALLEAGATRLRPILMTALATIGALLPLVTGLEESAGIISKGLGITVIGGLISSTLLTLVIVPIVYEFLMKFKKKRIED
- a CDS encoding PucR family transcriptional regulator, whose amino-acid sequence is MGETMLHIQIRDMLKRPVFRKAEVLASDRALERYVRWVHIMEVPEVGDLLNGGELVLTTGIGWQEGEQHGLSFLRQLIARGAAGLCMELGDHTKSQLGAMKEIAVAADFPLIWFREQVRYIDITQDLHFTLIRSHQRMIAELDRLTTSFNQLLLNGDGVQPLLRLLSRTTGYAVALYPLEGEASAVPYCPPEELETRRQDWFLQRGQSAEEHITALKVYTESALDLISMPVQALDYTFADLVLMHQKLADHDSSIPIKPSDEFVFQALERCAAAIAQDWMRTKYMEEKRRYKEDMWVIDWLNGHHSTKEIHEYISAVNPLLATSKATIILFDSNPAYTDSLRLQKLLIQRNIVARSVFARENFTLYSTVLNHQIILIILDPLPGSQRKSSLWRCIEQLQQHEQEQTHRLFSGLFGIGHSCADLSRLKDSLDSAKETLRIQKDIGEMQQPFYSNLHCYRIIASMKQSGNLDDFIEEYLGPLIRYDVEKGGQLLRTLKQYLVLCCSKQETATALYIVRQTLYHRLDKIEALLGEDYILPEKRVAIELAIYAYEYVHGPIA
- the hydA gene encoding dihydropyrimidinase is translated as MSTRKLIRNGVLVTASDTFEADILIEKGKITQIGIGLVPDERTEIVDASGCYVIPGGIDPHTHLDMPFGGTVTADDFATGTTAAAFGGTTTIIDFCLTQKGRPLIESLQEWHAKAEGKAAIDYGFHLMIGEMNDHVLEELPQIIEEEGVSSFKVFMAYKNQFQADDGILFQTLQKAKEYGALVMVHAENGDVIDLLVRQALAEGRTEPIHHALTRPSMLEGEATGRAARLAALADSQLYVVHVTCAEAVEQIARMREMGYRIWGETCPQYLTLNQSIMDQPNFEGAKYVWSPPLREAAHQEVLWNALKSGQLQTIGSDHCSFNFKGQKDLGKDDFSKIPNGGPVIEDRLSILYSEGVVKGRITLNQWVDLCSTRASKLFGLFPQKGTLAVGTDADIVIFDPSVNRVISADTHHMNVDYSAFEGMQVQGCPVTVLCRGEYVIRDRQFAGLAGAGQYVKRAKYDAGAPMPMKQPVTAVNGGIS
- the preA gene encoding NAD-dependent dihydropyrimidine dehydrogenase subunit PreA, with the protein product MADLSINLAGIRSPNPFWLASAPPTNTGYQVQRAFEAGWGGAVWKTLGEPIINTSSRFAAVHFGGQRVAGFNNIELISDRPLEVNLREIAETKKRFPDRAVIASLMVEPTREKWHEIVKKVEAVGVDGLELNFGCPHGMAERGMGAASGQQPDLVELQTMWVKEVATTPVIVKLTPNITDITATARAAVRGGADAISLINTINSLAGVDLDSWNTVPHVGGKGAHGGYCGPAVKPIALNMVAECARNPEVGVPISGIGGISDWRDTAEFLLMGATGVQVCTAAMHHGFRIVEDMIDGLNDYLDEKGLSSVAELVGQTVPRYSDWGNLDLNYKVVARINRDVCINCNKCHIACEDTSHQCIDMLTDPSGSYLEVVEEDCVGCNLCSIVCPVDGAIEMVELVPEQEPVTWNERQSAIAMLQSVRDQSTKEAIS
- a CDS encoding NAD(P)-dependent oxidoreductase, which translates into the protein MNSSGTTLSDYGWESRFAEMKPAMTGKEAMEESNRCLYCYDAPCIKACPTDINIPSFISKISTGQLKGSARTIMDANPVGASCARVCPTEELCEGACVLNESSKPIRIGDLQRYATDWVRAKNEPLFQAAPANGRTVAVVGAGPAGLSAARELGRAGYEVTIYEAKPKGGGLNTYGIVSFRLPESVALWEVEQVEALGVQIRYGVRIGVDIPASQLLEQHEAVILACGMGSVPMLGIEGETLEGVYDAIELVESTKQGVPPALNGLKVAVIGAGNTAVDAATCSVRLGAERVQMLYRRGESQMTAYAFEYTFAKQEGVEFRWFTMPQRIIGDENGRVQAVECVKMELITPPGGGRALPMPVEGSEFMIECDTVIRAIGQHRLLPLIETFGLRHHWGVVEIEPHTYRTSHPQIYAAGDVIFGQGQGEAMVVSAAQQGKLAAAAVMKALPGQVEETA